A region from the Sphingomonas brevis genome encodes:
- the hslV gene encoding ATP-dependent protease subunit HslV: MEKYHGTTILGVKKDGRTVIAGDGQVSLGNTVIKPNAKKVRRLGDGSVIGGFAGATADAFTLFERLEKKLEASRGQLLRAAVELAKDWRTDKYLRNLEAMMIVADKETLLILTGNGDVLEPEGGIAAIGSGGNYALAAARALSDYEQDPEKLARRAMAIAAEVCVFTNDQLTIETIE, encoded by the coding sequence ATGGAAAAATATCATGGAACCACCATCCTGGGCGTGAAGAAGGACGGCAGGACCGTCATCGCCGGTGACGGCCAGGTCAGCCTCGGCAACACGGTCATCAAGCCCAACGCCAAGAAGGTGAGGCGGCTTGGCGACGGCAGCGTGATCGGCGGCTTCGCCGGCGCAACCGCCGATGCCTTCACCCTGTTCGAGCGGCTGGAGAAGAAGCTGGAGGCGAGCCGCGGACAGTTGCTTCGCGCGGCGGTCGAGCTGGCCAAGGATTGGCGGACCGACAAATATCTACGCAACCTGGAGGCGATGATGATCGTCGCCGACAAGGAAACGTTGCTGATCCTGACCGGCAACGGCGACGTGCTGGAGCCCGAAGGCGGGATCGCGGCAATCGGATCGGGCGGCAATTATGCGCTCGCCGCGGCGCGCGCGCTCAGCGACTATGAGCAGGATCCGGAAAAGCTGGCACGGCGCGCGATGGCGATCGCTGCCGAAGTGTGCGTCTTCACCAACGACCAGCTGACGATTGAGACGATTGAATAG
- a CDS encoding FAD-dependent oxidoreductase — protein sequence MFLDRRTFAISSTALLAGCATTGTRPLAVAGCTQLPKVLVDESRVIRTVAGLRPYRSAGFVVRREALGEKSLVHNYGHGGAGITLSWGSSRLATDLGLQGHSGPVAVIGSGVMGLTTARLVQEAGFPVRIYTAALPPDTTSAVAGGQVSPFGHYREGEVTPEWMAQFQSAMAYSWQRFQALVGERYGIRWQRTYEETRDTIYPNDWMNPYYPNGRLLRPEEHPFPVARVVAFDTMYVETPRFMAELTSEVLNAGGTIRMRKFESLADVAALPETLAFNCTGIGAKALVGDEKLTPVRGQLAVLQPQHEVRYAFAGSAGYMFPRGDGILLGGTFERGEWDATPQPDDIARIISSHKRLFADFRCTA from the coding sequence ATGTTTCTCGACCGCCGAACCTTTGCGATCAGCTCGACCGCGCTGCTCGCTGGGTGCGCGACGACCGGCACGCGACCGCTCGCGGTTGCCGGTTGCACGCAACTGCCCAAGGTATTGGTCGATGAAAGCCGGGTGATCCGCACCGTCGCGGGCCTGAGGCCGTATCGCTCGGCAGGCTTCGTCGTTCGGCGCGAGGCTCTCGGCGAAAAATCTCTGGTCCACAATTATGGCCACGGCGGCGCCGGTATCACGCTGAGTTGGGGAAGCTCTCGGCTGGCGACCGACCTGGGACTCCAGGGACATTCAGGACCTGTCGCAGTGATCGGCAGCGGGGTGATGGGACTGACCACCGCGCGGCTGGTGCAGGAGGCTGGCTTCCCGGTCAGGATTTATACCGCCGCTTTACCACCCGACACGACATCGGCTGTTGCGGGCGGGCAGGTCTCGCCGTTCGGGCATTACCGCGAAGGGGAAGTGACGCCAGAATGGATGGCCCAGTTTCAGTCGGCGATGGCTTATAGCTGGCAGCGATTCCAGGCATTGGTCGGGGAGCGCTACGGCATCCGCTGGCAACGCACCTATGAGGAAACGCGCGACACGATCTACCCCAATGACTGGATGAATCCTTACTATCCAAACGGGCGATTGTTGCGTCCCGAAGAACATCCTTTCCCGGTTGCGCGGGTGGTCGCCTTCGACACCATGTATGTCGAGACGCCGCGGTTCATGGCGGAATTGACCAGCGAGGTGCTTAATGCGGGCGGTACGATCCGCATGCGCAAGTTCGAAAGCCTGGCCGACGTCGCCGCCTTGCCCGAGACGCTCGCGTTCAACTGCACGGGAATTGGCGCCAAGGCGCTGGTCGGAGACGAGAAACTTACACCGGTTCGCGGGCAACTGGCGGTGCTCCAGCCGCAGCACGAGGTTCGCTATGCCTTCGCTGGCAGCGCCGGTTACATGTTTCCGAGGGGCGACGGCATCCTGCTCGGCGGGACGTTCGAGCGCGGCGAATGGGACGCGACCCCACAGCCCGACGACATCGCCCGCATCATCTCTTCGCACAAAAGGCTGTTCGCGGACTTCCGCTGCACCGCTTGA
- the hslU gene encoding ATP-dependent protease ATPase subunit HslU: MNDSLTPKAIVAALDEHIVGQHDAKKAVAVALRNRWRRQRLSPELRDEVTPKNILMIGPTGVGKTEISRRLAKLADAPFVKVEATKFTEVGYVGRDVEQIARDLVEEAVRLERERRREKVREASETAAMDRLLDALTGKGSSEATRASFRARFADGSLDNAEVEIEVAEAPNMPFEIPGNGGVGMINLSEMMSKAMGGPPKKRRKLKVRDAFAKLVEEEADKRVDQDDVTRVALSDAEANGIVFLDEIDKIAVSDVRGGSVSREGVQRDLLPLIEGTTVATKYGPIKTDHILFIASGAFHVAKPADLLPELQGRLPIRVELSALSEEDFVRILSATRASLTEQYRALLATEEVTIDFTEDGIAALARIAAEVNDAVENIGARRLQTVMERLVEDISFTAEDRKGETLVIDAAFVEQQLAGIAKDTDLSRYVL, from the coding sequence ATGAACGACAGTCTTACTCCCAAGGCGATCGTCGCCGCCCTCGACGAGCATATCGTCGGCCAGCATGACGCGAAAAAGGCGGTCGCGGTCGCGCTGCGCAATCGTTGGCGGCGCCAGCGCCTGTCGCCCGAACTGCGCGACGAGGTCACGCCCAAGAATATTTTGATGATCGGCCCGACCGGGGTGGGCAAGACCGAGATCAGCCGGCGGCTGGCAAAATTGGCCGACGCGCCGTTCGTCAAGGTCGAGGCGACCAAGTTCACCGAGGTCGGCTATGTCGGCCGCGACGTCGAGCAGATCGCCCGGGACCTGGTCGAGGAGGCGGTGCGGCTGGAGCGCGAGCGGCGCCGCGAAAAGGTTCGCGAGGCGAGCGAAACCGCGGCGATGGACCGGCTGCTCGATGCGCTGACCGGCAAAGGCTCGTCGGAGGCAACCCGCGCCAGCTTCCGCGCACGCTTCGCTGACGGCAGCCTCGACAATGCCGAGGTCGAGATCGAGGTCGCGGAGGCGCCCAACATGCCGTTCGAAATCCCCGGCAATGGCGGCGTCGGAATGATCAATCTTAGCGAGATGATGTCGAAGGCGATGGGCGGCCCGCCCAAGAAGCGGCGCAAGCTCAAGGTCCGCGACGCCTTCGCCAAGCTGGTCGAGGAGGAGGCCGACAAGCGCGTCGACCAGGACGACGTCACCCGCGTCGCGCTGTCGGACGCCGAGGCCAATGGCATCGTCTTCCTCGACGAGATCGACAAGATCGCAGTCAGCGACGTTCGCGGCGGTTCGGTCAGCCGCGAGGGCGTCCAGCGCGACCTGCTGCCGCTGATCGAAGGGACCACGGTCGCGACCAAATATGGGCCGATCAAGACCGACCATATCCTCTTCATTGCGTCCGGCGCGTTCCACGTCGCCAAGCCGGCCGACCTGTTGCCCGAGCTTCAGGGCCGGCTGCCGATCCGGGTCGAGCTGAGCGCACTCAGCGAAGAGGATTTCGTCCGCATCCTGTCGGCCACCCGCGCCAGCCTGACCGAGCAGTATCGCGCCTTGCTGGCGACCGAGGAGGTGACGATCGACTTTACCGAGGACGGTATTGCCGCGCTCGCGCGGATCGCCGCCGAAGTGAATGACGCGGTCGAAAATATCGGCGCGCGGCGCCTGCAGACGGTGATGGAGCGGCTGGTCGAGGACA